GCTCTTACTTTACGTCAAGGAGAAGTTTTAGAGCATTTTGGAGATTCAGTACTTGGCTTTATAGTGTCAGAATACTTATTTGAGAATTACTCAATTGATGAACCAGGCTGGTTCACGCATGTACGCTCTAGCCTAGTTGAAAATGAACATTTAACTCGTATTGGTAGGCGGATCAACTTAGCTGATGTAGTTATTATTCCTAGGACAAGCAGCAAAGAGCATGTCACAGATAGAGTGCTCGCTGACCGACTAGAAGCGTTGATTGCCGCTCTCTACCGGGATCAAGGACTGAAGAAGTGCAAAGAAGTAGTTAGAACGGTCTTCGAGCTAAGTAAAGAGAAAATTGAGAAATGGAATGATACCCAGCAAAATATAACTTCCAATCCTTTGATACAAAGACAACGTTTGGAAGCGCGAGTTATGGCAGAGCTACTAGCTACCCTTGAAGACAAAAACTCCATCTCTGCTTTACAAGAATTTTTAGCTAAGAAGGGTGAATCCCCTCCCGAATATACTGAAATTGAACGTACAGGTGTATCTCATCGCCCAGAATTCACCTTAGAAGCAACTTGTAAATTTAGAGGTAGAAGTTTGGTAGCGGAAGGCAAAGGCACCTCTATCAAAGAAGCTAAGAAACATGCAGCACATGCCTTACTGCAGAAGGTTATTGAGCTTTATAAAGATGGCTGGGGTTAGCGTGATTTAAGAATGATACATAGCGATCGCTCACAACGCCCTATAGATTCTCAACCAGCGATCGCTAAAACATAAAGCAATCGGGTTGTAGAAGGACAGCTATTGATAGGTTACACCCCGAAACAACTGCAATCCTTAGGATGCTGAGAGCGATCGCCTCCCAATACCTACATTTGCAGCAGAGTTGCAATTAACAGTTGGACAGATGATGGGATGGCTGAAAGTCAAATGAATTGAGTTGCCATCTATCAGGACTGAGCGTGGTGTATAGGCGAGGGAACGTGGATTGATTAGAATGCCAGTGCTGTGAACTCCCATTTCGCCATGCCTGCACCTCCTCAAGTCATCAGTCAATATCGCTGCTTTGACGGTACCGTTGGCTTTTACAGTCATCAATCTTCAGCTTGTAGCAGTGAGATGAAATTTGCGGTGTATCAGCCGCCGCAAGCTAAGGCAGAACCAGTGCCCGTGTTGTATTTCCTCTCTGGTCTGACTTGCACCGAAGAAAACTTCATTACGAAGGCGGGAACACAACAGTTTGCCGCCAAGCACGGGGTGATGCTCGTGGCACCGGATACGAGTCCACGCAATACAGGGATTCCGGGTGAAGATGAAGATTGGGATTTTGGTACAGGCGCTGGATTCTATGTCGATGCCACCCAGGAGCCGTGGAGCCAGCACTACCGGATGTATAGCTACATTACTGAAGAATTGCCAGTGCTGATCGCAGAGCATTTCCCGGTGAAGCGCGATCGCCAAGGTATCTTTGGGCATTCAATGGGCGGTCATGGGGCGCTGGTTTGTG
This DNA window, taken from Trichocoleus sp. FACHB-46, encodes the following:
- a CDS encoding ribonuclease III family protein, translated to MNDQDLREWIRHHFKVTPKDLSIYRIALTLRQGEVLEHFGDSVLGFIVSEYLFENYSIDEPGWFTHVRSSLVENEHLTRIGRRINLADVVIIPRTSSKEHVTDRVLADRLEALIAALYRDQGLKKCKEVVRTVFELSKEKIEKWNDTQQNITSNPLIQRQRLEARVMAELLATLEDKNSISALQEFLAKKGESPPEYTEIERTGVSHRPEFTLEATCKFRGRSLVAEGKGTSIKEAKKHAAHALLQKVIELYKDGWG
- the fghA gene encoding S-formylglutathione hydrolase; this translates as MPAPPQVISQYRCFDGTVGFYSHQSSACSSEMKFAVYQPPQAKAEPVPVLYFLSGLTCTEENFITKAGTQQFAAKHGVMLVAPDTSPRNTGIPGEDEDWDFGTGAGFYVDATQEPWSQHYRMYSYITEELPVLIAEHFPVKRDRQGIFGHSMGGHGALVCALRNRDRYLSVSAFAPIVAPMRCAWGQKAFNNYLGANQEQWRAYDASELILRADWQRPILIDQGTADNFLENQLKPQLFEQACTQVGQPLTLRMQSGYDHSYYFIATFMEDHIRHHAEALWA